The nucleotide sequence TGCAGCGGTCACCGCGATGCCATCAGCCTGGGCCTGCGCTCACCGGCAGAAGAGGTGGTGAAGGTGGCGGCCAAGGAAGCCACGGTGTGGCAGACCTTGCTGATTGTCTACGGCTTGCTGGGCATTGCCATGGGGGGCTTTCACTGGACGGCCAGCCCCTGGTTTGTCGACATGAAACAGGCGGCGGCGGAATGGCTGGTGGACCACGACATCATGTGGCCGCTGGATACCGATGCGCCGTGGTGGCTGCTCACGCATTACCCGGATCACAACGACGTGTTTTCCTGGCTGGATGGCATGGCCATCATCGCCTACATGCTGGGTACCGCGCTGGTGATCGGCAGCGGCCTGCTGCTGGCCTTGTCCTGTGCGGTGCGTCTGGCCGGCACGTGGCGCAGCCAGCGCCTGCATCATCTGGCACAAAGCCTGATTCCCTTGGCCGGTATCGGCGTGTTTCTGGGCTTGTCGGCGCTGACGGTGACCCTGCTCAAGGCCGAGGGCATTGCCACCGGTTGGGCCAATGACCTGCGCCTGGGCCTGCTGCTGCTGGCCAATGTCTGGTCGTTGTGGCTGGCGGCGGGCATCGTACGGCAATGGCAGGCCGGCTGGCGCATGCTGCCGGCACTGGCTTGCCTGCTGGCAGGCATGGCGCTGGTGGATGCGGCCTGGGGCTTCATGTTCTGGTGGTGGTAAACCACCAGGCGTGTATGGCAGACAGGGCGGCTTGACCGCCCTGTTTTGCGTCTGGAGTCAGGCGGCGGCCGGTACCCGCAGTAGCTGCAGTACATGACTGCCTGCGGATCGATCCCAATACACGGTGCTTGTCCATGCGCAGTCTCTGCGCATTTGTACTGATGCTCGCGCTTACCCCGCTTGCACTTGCCCAACCGGCGGGAGGCTTGGCTGGCTGGCCTCGTATTACGCGGTCTGGCATTGGCCGGTCTTGTTTGTCTTAAAACATGGTTACAGGCACGATTATTGCGAGTCGGTATCAACGACTTCCTGACGCTGCCATGACTGCTTCCTCTCCATTACGACTGTTGCTGGTCAACGATACCGACCGCCCGATGGCGCAGCTGCATGCCGCGCTGACGGCGGCCGGCTATCTGGTGATCGTCCAGGCCCAGGGTGCGGCCGAGCTGCTGCAGCTGGTGGACAGCCAGGCCCCCGACATCATCATCATCGATACCGAATCCCCCTCGCGTGACACCTTGGAACAACTGGCGCTGATGGGCCATGCCGCGCCACGCCCGGTGGTGATGTTTGCCGAGCAGGGCGGGCTGTCTACCATTCAGGCCGCAGTCAGCGCCGGGGTCACCGCCTATGTGGTGGACCAGGTGGCAGCCAGCCGGCTGGCTCCCATCATCGATATGGCGCGGGTGAAATTTGAAGAAGACGCTCGGCTGAAAAAGCGCCTGGCCGAGGTGGAAGAACAGCTGGCCGACCGCAAGCTGATCGAGCGCGCCAAGGGCATCCTGATGGAGCGCCGCCAGCTCACCGAAGCGCAAGCCTATGCGCTGCTGCGCAGCCAGGCCATGCAAAGCGGCCTGCGTCTGGTGGAGCTGTCCCGACAACTGATCAATTCCAGCAAGCTGCTGGGCTGAAAGCCTTTGATGACTGCTCCTGCATCCCTACACACGCTGAATCTGGGCTTTGTTGCACTCACCGACTGTGCGGCACTGGTGGTGGCCCGCAAGCTGGGGCTGGACCGGGAGCTGGGCCTGCAGTTCTGCCTGCAGCGCCAGCCGTCCTGGTCTGCCGTGCGCGACAAGCTGATGAATGGACAACTGGATGCCGCCCATGCCTTGTATGGCTTGGTCTACGGCATGCAACTGGGCATGGGCAGTCCGCAATGCGAGATGGCCATCCTGATGACGCTGAACCAGAACGGGCAGGGCATCAGTCTGGCCCCGGCGCTGGCGCAGCAATACCGCGAGGGTGTCAGCCTGACCGAGATCAGCCAGCAGCTGGGCCGCCCGCTGACGCTGGCGCACACCTTTCCTACCGGCACCCACGCCATGTGGCTGTATTACTGGCTGGCGGCGCAAGGCGTGCATCCGTTGCGTGAGGCCCGCTGCGTGGTGATTCCCCCGGCCCAGATGAGTGACGCGACGCAGGGCGGCCTGCTGGACGGCTTTTGCGCCGGCCAGCCCTGGCACGCCCTGGCACAGCAGCAGGGTGTGGCCAGCCTGGTGGCCGACAGCGCCGCCATCTGGCCGGATCATCCGGAGAAAGTATTGGCCTGCCGCCGTGAGCTGGTGCAGCAACAGCCCGAGCTGGCCGGGCGACTGGTGCAGGCGTTGTTGCTGGCCAGCCACTGGCTGGACCAGCCGGAAAACCATGCGCAGACGGCCGCCTGGCTGGCGGAGGATGATTGTCTGGCCATGCCGGCCGAGCTGATCCTGCAGCATTGGGAAACCGCCACTGCAGGCCAGCTGCGCTTTTGTGATGAGGGCCGGGTCAACTATCCCTATCTGTCGGACGGGCTGTGGTTCCTGCGGCAATACCGGCGCTGGGGCATGTGGCAGGGCGAGGCCGAGCAGGGCGTGGTGGCCGCCGTCAACCAGACCGCGCTGTACCAGCAGGCGGCGCGGGCTTGCGGTCTGCCGCTGCCTGCAGCCGGCGAGCGCCACAGTGTGCTGATGGATGGCTGCCACTGGCCAGCGCTGGCGGATGCTGCGCCCAGTGTCGGTGCGCTGCAGCATTTCACGCACTAATGCAGTGCAGCATAAGGCCGCAGGCGACGTGAAACAGCTATATACCGGCATTTTGCTGCTGGCACGCTCTTTGCATTGATTAGCTCGCAGCGGCGCAATGGCGTGCCGCCTGCACCAGACATCGCGACAGCGGCCAACGGCGGCCACTGCCGACCCGGACAACGGCGTCCTCTCCTGATTTCACCATCAGGGAGGACGCCGTTTTTGTTTTGGCCATTTGGCGGGAAGCACGCTTCCCCGACAGGAGCACTACATGGACCGCACTTTCTGGCAAGCCGGACACAAGCCGACCCTGTTTTCAGCCTTTTTGTATTTCGACCTCAGTTTCATGGTGTGGTATCTGCTGGGGCCCCTGCAGGTGCCCATTGCCACTGCCCTGCATCTGTCCACCCAGCAGCGCGGCCTGATGGTGGCCACGCCGATTCTGGCCGGGGCCATCCTGCGCTTGCTGATGGGCGTGCTGGTGGACCGCATCGGCGCACGCGCTGCCGGCATCATCGGCCAGCTGATCGTGATTGCCGCCTTGCTGGCGGCCTGGCAGATCGGCATTGCCAGCCTGGGCGGTGCGCTGCTGCTGGGCCTGTTCCTCGGTGTGGCCGGGGCCTCGTTTGCGGTATCGCTGCCGCTGGCCTCGCGCTGGTATCCGCCGCAGCACCAGGGCACGGCCATGGGCATTGCCGGGGCGGGTAATTCCGGCACCGTGCTGGCAGCCTTGTTTGCCCCCGCGCTGGCGGTGGTTTACGGCTGGCAGAACGTGTTCGGCCTGGCCTGCATTCCGCTGCTGGCTGCGTTGGCCATTTTTGCTGTCTGTGCCAAGGACGCACCGAATGCGCCGCCGGCCAAGAAGCTGGCCGACTATCTGGCCGTGCTGAAGGAAAAGGACGCCTGGTGGTTCATGTTCTTCTACGCCATGACCTTTGGCGGCTTCTCCGGTTTTGCCAGCGCGCTGCCGGGCTATTTCCACGACCAATTCGCTTTTGATGCCAAAACGGCTGGCCTGTATACCGCGGCCTGCGTGTTTGCCGGTTCGGTGATGCGGCCGCTGGGTGGCATGCTGGCCGACCGTCTGGGCGGTACCCGCTCGCTGCTGGCGGTTTACCTGTGCTGTGCACTGCTGATTGGCGCGGCCGGTTTCAATGTGGGTGGCCCGTCTGCGGCGCTGGTGTTGTTCATCCTGGCCATGCTGTGCCTGGGGGCCGGCAACGGCGCGGTGTTCCAGCTGGTGCCGCAACGCTTTGGCAAGGAAATCGGCGTGCTGACCGGCCTGGTGGGCATGGCCGGCGGGGTGGGGGGCTTTGCACTGGCCGCCAGCCTGGGGGCGATCAAGCAGGCCACTGGTGGCTATGCGGCTGGCTTGTGGCTGTTTGCCTGCTTGTGTGGCCTGGCCTGGCTCAGCCTGGCCGGCGTGAAACAACGCTGGCGCAGTGGCTGGACCGTCGCCGCGGCCCGCGTATAAGAAGCGAAGGAGAGCACGATGGATATGGCAGAACTGCAGGGCAAGACCCGGCAAAAGCTGGTGGTGGTGGGTAACGGCATGGCCGGCATCCGCACCGTGGAAGAGTTGCTGGGCCTGGCACCGGAGATGTACGACATCACCGTATTCGGTGCCGAGCCGCACCCCAACTACAACCGCATCCTGCTGTCGCCGGTGCTGGCCGGGGAGCAAGACTTCAAGGACATCATTCTCAACAGCGTGGCGTGGTATGCCGAGCACGGCATCACCCTGCACATGGGCAAGAACGTGGCCACCATCGACCGGGTAAGGCGCAAGGTGATTGCCGAGGACGGCACCGAGGCCGCCTACGACCGCCTGCTGCTGGCCACCGGCTCCACGCCCTTCATGCTGCCGGTGCCGGGCAAGACGCTGGATGGTGTCATCAGCTACCGCGACATCCGCGATACCGAGTTGATGATGGATGCCGCCAAGACCAAG is from Aquitalea aquatilis and encodes:
- a CDS encoding nitrate/nitrite transporter, yielding MDRTFWQAGHKPTLFSAFLYFDLSFMVWYLLGPLQVPIATALHLSTQQRGLMVATPILAGAILRLLMGVLVDRIGARAAGIIGQLIVIAALLAAWQIGIASLGGALLLGLFLGVAGASFAVSLPLASRWYPPQHQGTAMGIAGAGNSGTVLAALFAPALAVVYGWQNVFGLACIPLLAALAIFAVCAKDAPNAPPAKKLADYLAVLKEKDAWWFMFFYAMTFGGFSGFASALPGYFHDQFAFDAKTAGLYTAACVFAGSVMRPLGGMLADRLGGTRSLLAVYLCCALLIGAAGFNVGGPSAALVLFILAMLCLGAGNGAVFQLVPQRFGKEIGVLTGLVGMAGGVGGFALAASLGAIKQATGGYAAGLWLFACLCGLAWLSLAGVKQRWRSGWTVAAARV
- a CDS encoding CmpA/NrtA family ABC transporter substrate-binding protein, whose protein sequence is MTAPASLHTLNLGFVALTDCAALVVARKLGLDRELGLQFCLQRQPSWSAVRDKLMNGQLDAAHALYGLVYGMQLGMGSPQCEMAILMTLNQNGQGISLAPALAQQYREGVSLTEISQQLGRPLTLAHTFPTGTHAMWLYYWLAAQGVHPLREARCVVIPPAQMSDATQGGLLDGFCAGQPWHALAQQQGVASLVADSAAIWPDHPEKVLACRRELVQQQPELAGRLVQALLLASHWLDQPENHAQTAAWLAEDDCLAMPAELILQHWETATAGQLRFCDEGRVNYPYLSDGLWFLRQYRRWGMWQGEAEQGVVAAVNQTALYQQAARACGLPLPAAGERHSVLMDGCHWPALADAAPSVGALQHFTH
- a CDS encoding ANTAR domain-containing response regulator; this encodes MTASSPLRLLLVNDTDRPMAQLHAALTAAGYLVIVQAQGAAELLQLVDSQAPDIIIIDTESPSRDTLEQLALMGHAAPRPVVMFAEQGGLSTIQAAVSAGVTAYVVDQVAASRLAPIIDMARVKFEEDARLKKRLAEVEEQLADRKLIERAKGILMERRQLTEAQAYALLRSQAMQSGLRLVELSRQLINSSKLLG